A region from the Vulpes lagopus strain Blue_001 chromosome 5, ASM1834538v1, whole genome shotgun sequence genome encodes:
- the MB gene encoding myoglobin, producing MGLSDGEWQLVLNIWGKVETDLAGHGQEVLIRLFKNHPETLDKFDKFKHLKTEDEMKGSEDLKKHGNTVLTALGGILKKKGHHEAELKPLAQSHATKHKIPVKYLEFISDAIIQVLQSKHSGDFHADTEAAMKKALELFRNDIAAKYKELGFQG from the exons ATGGGGCTCAGCGACGGGGAATGGCAGTTGGTGCTGAATATCTGGGGGAAGGTGGAGACTGACCTGGCGGGCCATGGGCAGGAGGTCCTCATCAG GCTCTTTAAGAACCACCCCGAGACCCTGGATAAGTTCGACAAGTTCAAGCACCTGAAGACAGAGGATGAGATGAAGGGCTCCGAGGACCTGAAGAAGCATGGCAACACCGTGCTCACCGCCCTGGGGGGCATCCTTAAGAAGAAGGGGCATCACGAGGCCGAGCTGAAGCCCCTGGCCCAGTCACATGCCACCAAGCACAAGATCCCCGTCAAGTAcctggag TTCATCTCAGATGCCATCATCCAGGTCCTGCAGAGCAAGCATTCCGGGGACTTCCACGCCGACACGGAGGCGGCCATGAAAAAGGCCCTGGAGCTGTTCCGGAATGACATCGCAGCCAAGTACAAGGAGCTGGGGTTCCAGGGCTAA